The Methanosarcina barkeri str. Wiesmoor DNA segment CAGATTTTAAATCCTCCATAATAGGATAAGTAAATAAATCCAATTACGCTGCTGAGCCCATAAGAAATAAAACGCTCTAAGAACACGAAACTGCTTGCAGATGCGAGGGACAAGCCAAAGTATAGAAGTAAAGAGATCAGGCCTCCTTCAATTATTCCGAGGCCTCCTGGAGTTAATGGTAGGGCTCCTAGAATGAAAGTCAAGACTGAAATTGTTACAATCAGGTTTAAAGAGAGGTCAATATTCAGGGCTAAAGCAACCAGTTTGAGGCGTATTACATCAAGGATCCAGACCCCACAGGATAAAAGGAACACAGGAGCAAAAGCGCGCTTAAACTGTTCCCAGTTTTTCAATATATTTCGAAAGAGAGTAGCTAATTTTGCTCGAAATAACCAAATTGCTATTCCTGCTGCCAGGAATACCAGGAAAAACAGATGGAATGATTCTAACGTTAAACTGTCCATTGCGGGCAGGAGTCTGATCTCTAAAGAGGGGAATGCATATAGAATATAAATTGATAAGAGAAAAACAGGAATTCCTTCAACCAATCTTTCAAAGAAAACTGTTTTAAAAACATTGATATAGCTTATCCCAAAAAGTTTGTTGGCCCAAAGTATTCTGAAGGATTCTCCTGTTGCCATGTTCCCTCCAGGAGTAATGTTGTTTACAAATACTGCTCCGAAATAAATAGGAACAAGACTTGTGGCTTTTAGATCGTAACCAACACAGTAGAGAACCTGCTGCCAGCGGACTGAAAATAAGTATACACTCAGTAAGTATACTGAGATCGCTAGAAAAACATAACGCAGCTTTGTTTCTCTGAGTGTCCCCCATATTTCTTCCAGAACAGGTATGATCTCTATCCAGTAACTGCGGACAAGATATACACCTGCTGCGAGCAGTAAAAGGGCCACAATGATTTTTATCAAAGTTCCCATCTTCAAAGACATACCTCACAAGGGTTCAGAACTATTTTTCTAGAAACAGTTTTTCAATTTAGCTCTCCAAACTCTAAATTTACTTTTGGGAGTCTGTCAGATATTATCTTTTATTTGGTTTGTCAGATATTATCTTTTATTTAGCTTGTCAGATATTATCTTTTATTTGGCTTGTCAGATATTATCTTCTATTTGGCTTTTGAGTAATCTGAGCCACAAAATACTTAGAGTCCCCATAAAGAATACAATTAGCAAGTCATCACCCTGCAGCAGTGAGAACCGGAACATACTTCTTAAAGCCGGGACATGCAGAACCAGAAGTAAACCTGAAAGCGCTCCCTACCAGCTGTTGTATCCTGAAATGATTTCATAGCTGAAATGATTTCATAGATTCAGAATCATTTGAAAGTTCAATATGCGATACAGTAGCAAGTTGCGCAAAAAATTAAATGCTGAGTATATTTAAGCTCCATTTTTGTAATGTAGAATAGTCTATAAGATGAAACAAATTCGAAGTTGAAATAAAACAGCGGGTTATCTGCATATGATATATAACTGCAAGCAAGGAAATTAAAAAAGCGAAATAATTTTGGGATAAAACATGACTGAAACCAGATCAATGGGGCTCTACGCTGTAACTTCAATAGGTGTCGGGGGCATGATTGGAGCCGGGATATTTTCTATTTTCGGGACAGCTGTTAAGATTTACAGGAAATGCAGTATATATCTCTTTCATTATTGCAGAGGTGGTAGCACTTTTAAATGCTTATTCCTACGCAAAACTTGGGGTAAGGTATCAATCTGCTGGAGGTCCTGTAGAATTTATTCTAAAGGGGTTCGGAGACGGAGTTTTAAGTGGAGGGCTTAACCTTTTACTCTGGGTAAGCTACGTCTTCGCACTTGCCCTTTATTCAAAAGGTTTCTCTTTTTATGCAGTAACCTTCCTGCCTCCAGGTTCAGCGCAGGTATGAGAAAAGATCTTTGCAAATACAATTATCCTGATTTTTACAGCAGTTAATTTTATAGGAGCTAAAGCCCGTAGGAAAATCTGAACTATTTATATTTTCGATAAAGTTTTTTGTATATTACTAGTTTTTGCGACTGCAGGTATTGCTTACATGAATACTGGAAATCTCTCGGCTTCTACATGGCCAGACTCTAGAAGTATTCTCTTTGGGCGGGAGTTGTGTTTCTTGCATACCAGGAGTTTGGACTGATAACCAATACTGTGGAAGACATCAAAAATCCAGAAACCAATCTTCCAAGAGCAATTTATCTGAGTATTATACTTGTCGTTATTATCTATGTATCAGTTAGCCTTGCAGTAATCGGAAACCTCTCAACCTTTGAGATGAAAAGTCAAAAGACTATGCTCTTGCAGCTGCAGCACAGCCTTTTCTAGGAGCTATAGGTTTCAAGGTTATGGCTCTCGCTGCTCTAATTTCAACTTCTTCTGCGATAAATGCTTCTCTTTACAGGGGAGCAAACATAAGTTATCTGCTTGCAAAAGAAGGACGTTTACCCTTATTTTTTGAGAGAAAAATCTGGAAAAGAGGAACTGAAGGACTTTTTATTACATCCGGTCTTGTGATACTCCTGGCTAACTTCCTTTCTCTGGACGGAATAGGTATGCTTGCAAGTGCCTCTCTGCTTATAATTTATATAACTGTAAATACCTCTCATCTGCGCCTCTTAAA contains these protein-coding regions:
- a CDS encoding lysylphosphatidylglycerol synthase transmembrane domain-containing protein, with product MGTLIKIIVALLLLAAGVYLVRSYWIEIIPVLEEIWGTLRETKLRYVFLAISVYLLSVYLFSVRWQQVLYCVGYDLKATSLVPIYFGAVFVNNITPGGNMATGESFRILWANKLFGISYINVFKTVFFERLVEGIPVFLLSIYILYAFPSLEIRLLPAMDSLTLESFHLFFLVFLAAGIAIWLFRAKLATLFRNILKNWEQFKRAFAPVFLLSCGVWILDVIRLKLVALALNIDLSLNLIVTISVLTFILGALPLTPGGLGIIEGGLISLLLYFGLSLASASSFVFLERFISYGLSSVIGFIYLSYYGGFKIWKKSKEEKLH
- a CDS encoding APC family permease, which translates into the protein MEPGYFLFSGQLLRFTGNAVYISFIIAEVVALLNAYSYAKLGVRYQSAGGPVEFILKGFGDGVLSGGLNLLLWVSYVFALALYSKGFSFYAVTFLPPGSAQV
- a CDS encoding amino acid permease; the encoded protein is MFLAYQEFGLITNTVEDIKNPETNLPRAIYLSIILVVIIYVSVSLAVIGNLSTFEMKSQKTMLLQLQHSLF
- a CDS encoding APC family permease — its product is MALAALISTSSAINASLYRGANISYLLAKEGRLPLFFERKIWKRGTEGLFITSGLVILLANFLSLDGIGMLASASLLIIYITVNTSHLRLLKETGAKRWIIRASLLSSLIFFEVLVYYEFVSSKLTLELLLITLIFCFSVEWIYRKFSGRSITERAE